CTCGATCACCGCGCCGACGGCGCGCAGGATCGCGGCGGTGATCTCGACGTCGCCGACGCAGGGGGCGTTCAGCACCTCGGTCGGGCCGTCGCCGAGGAGGGCCGCGACCATCAGCTTGGTGACGACGTTCTTCGAGCCGGCGACGGCGATCTCCCCCGACAGCGGGCCGTTCGGATGGATCGCCCACGCCCGGTTGGGGTTCATCTCCCAATCGTCCCATGAGCACGGTGCCTCCACGCGGACAAGAGAGGTCATCGATGCCTGCTTTCGGCAAGACTCGGCCGGCGGCCACGGCCGCCGGATCGGGAGGGACGATGCCAGTTGAGGGGCTGCGGATGCTGCGGCCGGCGAGCTTCGGTGCGCCGCGGGGGCCGTACTCGCCGGGAGTGCTCGCCGAGGCGCCGACGCGGCTGCTCTACCTCGCCGGCCAGGTGCCGACCGACGGGGAGGGCGGCGTCGTCGGCGAGGACTTCGCCACCCAGGCGCGCCGCGTCTTTCAGAACATCGGCGCGGTCCTCGCCGAGGCAGGGATGGGCTTCGGCAACGTCGTCAAGTTCACCAACTACCTCGTGGACCCCAGCCACCTTCCCGAGCTGCGGGCGGTGCGCGGCGAGCTCTGGCCGGAGCTCTTCCCCGACGGCGCCTTCCCGGCCGACACGCTGCTCGTGGTGGCGCGCCTCGCGCGCCCGGAGTTCCTCCTCGAGATCGAGGCGGTGGCCGTCGAGTGCGCCTCGCGTTGAGGGCGTGGCGGTGATCACGCCGGACACCAAGGACTGGACCTGGGTCCTCGAGCGGCGCTGCCCGGAGTGCGGCTTCAACGCGAGCAGCTGCCGCGCCGAGGAGGTGCCGGAGCTGCTCCGCGACAACACGTGCCGGTGGTCCTCGCTCCTCGCACGGGGGTTCCTTACCCCGCTGCGCCCAGATGACTCGACCTGGTCCCCTCTCGAGTACGCCTGCCACGTGCGCGACGTCTACCGCCGCTATCTCGGGCGGGTGGAGCTGATGCTCGCCGAGGAGGACCCGCTCTTTCCCAACTGTGACCAGGACGCCTCGGCGGTCGAGGACGACTACGCGGGCCAGCAGGCGAGCGTCGCCGTCGGCGAGCTCGTCGCCGCCGGCTCGGCGCTCGCCGACCTCCTCGGGGGCCTCACGGCTGGGCAGTGGGCACGCCGCGGCCGTCGCAGCGACGGCGCCACCTTCACCCTCGACACGCTCTCGCGCTACATGGCCCACGACGTCGTGCACCACCTCCTCGACGTCACCCGGTAGCCGTGGCCGAGGAGGACCGGGAGTGGCTCGGCGCGCTACTCCTCCGCCCCGCCCGCCCCGACGAGGGCCGCGCTGTCGCGGAGCTCTGGCTGACCGCCCGCAAGGCCTCCTTCCCGGCCAACCCCGCCGGGGTGCACGACGACGAGGACGTCCGCCACTACTTCGCGACTGTCGTCCTCGCGCACTGCGAGGTCGTCGTCGCCGAGCACCCCGCGGAGGGCCTCGTCGGCCTGCTCGTCCTCGCCACGGGCTTCATCGAGCACCTGATGGTTGCCCCCGGCCGTGACGGCCGCGGCCTCGGCAGCATGCTCGTCGGCCTCGCGAAGGCGCGCTCCCCCGCCGGCCTCGACCTGTGGACCTTCCAGTCCAACGGGCGCGCCCGCTCCTTTTACGAGCGCCACGGCTTCGTCGCGGTGGCGAGCACCGACGGCGACAACGAGGAGGGCGCGCCCGACGTCCGCTACCACTGGCCCCCGCCCACAGCGCAGGCCGCGGAGCAGCCCCC
This is a stretch of genomic DNA from Acidimicrobiales bacterium. It encodes these proteins:
- a CDS encoding DinB family protein, coding for MAVITPDTKDWTWVLERRCPECGFNASSCRAEEVPELLRDNTCRWSSLLARGFLTPLRPDDSTWSPLEYACHVRDVYRRYLGRVELMLAEEDPLFPNCDQDASAVEDDYAGQQASVAVGELVAAGSALADLLGGLTAGQWARRGRRSDGATFTLDTLSRYMAHDVVHHLLDVTR
- a CDS encoding RidA family protein, whose amino-acid sequence is MPVEGLRMLRPASFGAPRGPYSPGVLAEAPTRLLYLAGQVPTDGEGGVVGEDFATQARRVFQNIGAVLAEAGMGFGNVVKFTNYLVDPSHLPELRAVRGELWPELFPDGAFPADTLLVVARLARPEFLLEIEAVAVECASR
- a CDS encoding GNAT family N-acetyltransferase, which produces MAEEDREWLGALLLRPARPDEGRAVAELWLTARKASFPANPAGVHDDEDVRHYFATVVLAHCEVVVAEHPAEGLVGLLVLATGFIEHLMVAPGRDGRGLGSMLVGLAKARSPAGLDLWTFQSNGRARSFYERHGFVAVASTDGDNEEGAPDVRYHWPPPTAQAAEQPPDG